The proteins below are encoded in one region of Shewanella algae:
- a CDS encoding DUF2919 domain-containing protein produces MLKFEHVRWLDNNGHIKPPLLLYIIVLFLARGWCVFAASLTQASDRAALVRLFYPEKSDFLLALAAGAGALLVYGLIVAERKRVFEVVIPLFRQIRWWLALLLGIDGMLLIQRLGHSDWLFSWNLALDALLLFWSLLYLAKSAHLRHYLNDWQKQDKLE; encoded by the coding sequence TTGCTTAAATTTGAACATGTACGCTGGCTCGACAATAACGGGCATATCAAGCCGCCGTTACTGCTTTACATCATAGTGCTGTTTCTGGCCCGCGGCTGGTGTGTGTTTGCAGCGTCTCTGACCCAGGCCAGCGACAGGGCTGCTCTGGTGCGGCTGTTTTATCCGGAAAAGAGCGACTTCCTATTGGCTCTGGCCGCCGGCGCCGGCGCCTTGCTGGTCTATGGTTTGATCGTGGCGGAACGTAAACGGGTATTTGAGGTGGTGATCCCACTATTTCGGCAAATTCGTTGGTGGTTGGCGCTGTTGCTGGGGATAGACGGCATGCTGCTTATTCAACGTCTTGGTCACAGCGACTGGCTGTTCAGTTGGAATTTGGCGCTGGATGCCTTGCTGCTGTTCTGGTCTTTGCTGTACCTCGCCAAGTCGGCTCATTTGCGCCACTATTTGAACGACTGGCAAAAACAAGACAAGTTGGAGTGA
- a CDS encoding HD-GYP domain-containing protein: MAKAERIHLPLSRLQTGITVKLPLSWTDHPFLFNRIEIKDASQIEMIRNLGVPYVILLSDEELLNDVIEEEDEAQQATEQTKDNKPDPKASARKAIRKSQGRFLNAINDSRTVVSKLVSDPEGAVREASALVELMLEHLLESDNPKLALVSSGEGAPSVTQHGISVAVLALMIGHSLELSKDKLRDIALGALLHDIGKLKVPDAIRRKRGPLSPHESNFLSMHPNFGYDMLKRSGLFGNEVLHIVMHHHEFIDGSGYPDGLKLTKLPLTTQIVALANDYDSQLARQEMVSPQIALGYLFKNRVGQHQEQLISALVKVLGIYPPGTLVSLSDNSVGKVMMTTAEVRQPQVWACKRDGSEPKLRFLMDEEVSVEAVLKSDELTEGASKTLQTGASISFYFSALE; the protein is encoded by the coding sequence GTGGCCAAAGCTGAAAGGATCCATCTCCCGCTGTCACGCCTGCAAACCGGCATTACAGTCAAGTTGCCTCTGTCCTGGACAGATCATCCCTTTTTGTTCAATCGTATAGAAATCAAAGATGCCAGCCAGATAGAGATGATCCGTAATCTCGGGGTGCCCTATGTCATCTTGCTCTCCGACGAGGAGCTGCTCAATGATGTGATTGAAGAGGAAGACGAGGCGCAGCAGGCAACAGAGCAAACAAAGGACAATAAACCGGATCCCAAAGCCTCTGCCCGCAAGGCGATACGCAAGAGCCAGGGGCGTTTTTTGAATGCCATTAATGACAGTCGTACCGTGGTCAGTAAGTTGGTGTCCGATCCCGAAGGCGCCGTTCGTGAAGCCTCAGCTCTGGTAGAGCTGATGCTGGAGCATCTGTTGGAATCCGATAATCCCAAGTTGGCCTTGGTGTCCAGTGGTGAAGGCGCTCCCAGCGTGACTCAGCACGGGATATCGGTGGCGGTACTGGCCTTGATGATCGGTCATTCGCTTGAGTTGTCCAAGGACAAGCTGAGGGATATTGCTCTGGGGGCACTGCTGCACGATATAGGCAAACTCAAGGTGCCCGATGCCATCAGGCGCAAGCGCGGCCCCTTGAGCCCCCATGAAAGCAATTTTCTCTCCATGCATCCCAATTTTGGCTATGACATGCTCAAGCGCAGTGGCCTGTTCGGCAATGAGGTACTGCATATAGTGATGCATCACCATGAGTTTATCGATGGCTCAGGCTACCCCGATGGGCTCAAGCTGACCAAGCTGCCCCTGACCACTCAGATAGTGGCACTGGCCAATGACTATGACAGCCAATTGGCGCGTCAGGAGATGGTGTCACCGCAAATTGCCCTGGGTTATCTGTTTAAAAATCGGGTCGGCCAACATCAGGAGCAGTTGATTTCGGCGCTGGTCAAGGTGCTGGGTATATATCCGCCTGGCACCCTGGTGAGTCTGTCTGACAACAGTGTCGGCAAGGTGATGATGACGACCGCAGAGGTGCGACAACCCCAGGTCTGGGCCTGTAAACGCGATGGCAGCGAGCCTAAGTTGCGCTTTCTGATGGATGAGGAGGTCAGCGTGGAGGCCGTGCTCAAGTCTGATGAACTGACCGAAGGCGCCTCAAAAACCCTGCAAACCGGTGCCAGCATCAGTTTCTATTTTAGCGCCCTGGAATAG